Proteins encoded in a region of the Zea mays cultivar B73 chromosome 4, Zm-B73-REFERENCE-NAM-5.0, whole genome shotgun sequence genome:
- the LOC118476973 gene encoding protein FAM32A-like, which translates to MLEYQNVVGGRLQLKGKALDVKDGGVKKKKKKYQREESSQTESDKNGDEKNPHSDYDHLTRAERRYMEQKQKIDMKKMAKVANKSYKDRMQDFNQYLANLSENYDIPKVGPG; encoded by the coding sequence ATGTTGGAATACCAAAACGTCGTTGGAGGACGGCTGCAGCTGAAGGGTAAAGCGTTGGACGTGAAGGATGGTGGagtaaagaaaaagaagaagaagtacCAGCGTGAGGAGTCGTCTCAGACTGAATCTGATAAGAATGGAGACGAAAAGAACCCACATTCTGACTATGACCATCTCACACGAGCAGAGCGCCGCTACATGGAACAGAAGCAGAAGATCGACATGAAGAAGATGGCCAAAGTCGCAAACAAGTCGTACAAGGACCGCATGCAGGACTTCAACCAATACCTGGCTAACCTCAGCGAGAACTATGATATCCCCAAAGTTGGTCCTGGCTAA